A single genomic interval of Daucus carota subsp. sativus chromosome 1, DH1 v3.0, whole genome shotgun sequence harbors:
- the LOC108205410 gene encoding replication protein A 70 kDa DNA-binding subunit A, translating into MVNLSGGSVDMICNSKDKHVDINPILQVQDVRIVQTTNSASERYRLLLSDGVFTVQGMLATQNNDLVKANKLVKGSVVKLNEFVCNRIQTRVIIIIVNLDLVLEQCETIGDPKPYPPIVDGPAKPSPASNISHSGNSNNPQYHNGNSVGAGLMPNNENVGVGSYMQAPGQGRSSGPPLYNSSLGSKAESGQYNQTTSGFGYSNTESATGISRSPMNNHVRPIQPAYPQVPPMYGNRGPIAKNGAPPRIIPIAALNPYQGRWTIKARVTAKGALKRYSNQRGEGKVFSFDLLDSDGGEIRATCFNAAADQFYHQIEDGKVYLISKGTLKPAQRNFNHLPNDHEIMLDSSSTVEPCFEGEHSIPQQRFQFRSVAEIEGIENNTVIDVIGVLCSISPSSPIMRKNGTETLKRALHIKDMSGRSVEVTLWGDFCNAEGQTLQNICDSGVFPVLAVKSAKVSDFNGKAVGTIPTSKVIIEPDIPEAHNLKAWMETDGKNAQVSSISRETAIGRQDVRKTISQIKDEKLGTSEKPDWITVAATLSYLKTDNFCYTACPLKIGERQCNKKVINNGDGTWRCERCDQSVEECDYRYILQFQIQDHTGLTWVTGFQEIGDEIFGIPAKDLYMMKNEDQDDEKFSEYVRKILFNKYLFKLKVKEETFSDEQRVKSTVVKVDKLNFVSETRGLLDLLNKLQGVDSSSVALKSENSVLNTGTNNAAYGSFGIKESAHPKVNYTGNVSSAGQGIGLPASQVGQFGNQNVGSRLASTGPTNAYMMCSTCGGMDHSSNNCPAAMDVQEHSYGGGFNNQTIPAGSGSTGGGGSGSGQCYKCHEHGHWANNCPNARSGLPGYGSGNVSTSAGGGGNGGECFKCHQNGHWAKDCPSAGGVTSGYGSGNVSASAGGGGNGGECFKCHQSGHWAKDCPSAGGATAGYGSGNVSSGRYGSASKQYVGGY; encoded by the exons ATGGTGAATTTGTCAGGAGGGTCAGTTGATATGATATGCAACAGCAAAGATAAGCATGTGGATATCAACCCAATACTTCAAGTTCAAGATGTGAGGATTGTGCAGACCACTAATTCAGCTTCTGAGAGGTACAGATTGTTGCTGTCTGATGGGGTTTTCACTGTTCAGGGGATGCTTGCTACTCAGAACAATGATCTGGTGAAGGCTAATAAGCTGGTGAAAGGGTCTGTGGTGAAGCTCAATGAGTTTGTTTGTAATCGCATCCAGACTCGAGT GATAATTATAATTGTCAATCTGGATTTGGTACTAGAGCAGTGTGAGACAATTGGTGATCCAAAACCATATCCACCAATAGTTGACGGTCCAGCAAAACCTTCCCCGGCTTCTAACATAAGTCACAGCGGAAATTCTAATAATCCTCAATATCACAATGGAAATTCAGTTGGTGCTGGGTTAATGCCTAACAATGAAAATGTAGGTGTCGGAAGTTATATGCAGGCTCCTGGACAAGGTAGGAGTTCTGGTCCGCCTTTATACAATAGCTCTCTTGGCAGTAAAGCAGAATCAGGACAATATAATCAAACAACTTCAGGCTTTGGATATTCAAACACAGAGTCTGCTACTGGAATTTCACGATCACCTATGAATAATCATGTGCGTCCTATTCAGCCAGCATATCCTCAGGTACCTCCAATGTATGGAAACAGGGGACCAATCGCAAAAAATGGAGCACCTCCAAGGATTATTCCTATTGCAGCTCTTAATCCATATCAAGGTAGGTGGACAATCAAAGCCAGAGTGACAGCAAAAGGGGCTCTCAAACGCTACAGTAATCAGCGGGGTGAAGGGAAGGTATTTTCTTTTGATCTTCTTGATTCTGATGGTGGAGAGATACGTGCAACCTGCTTTAATGCTGCAGCTGACCAGTTCTACCACCAGATTGAGGATGGCaaagtatatttaatttctaaAGGCACGCTGAAACCTGCCCAAAGAAATTTTAATCATCTCCCTAATGACCATGAAATTATGTTGGACAGCTCCTCCACAGTGGAGCCTTGTTTTGAAGGTGAACACTCAATCCCGCAACAGAGATTTCAATTTCGGTCTGTAGCTGAAATTGAAGGTATTGAAAATAATACCGTTATTGATGTCATTGGTGTTCTTTGCTCTATTAGTCCATCAAGCCCGATAATGAGGAAAAATGGCACTGAAACTCTGAAGAGGGCTCTCCACATCAAAGACATGTCTGGAAGAAGTGTTGAAGTAACTTTGTGGGGAGATTTTTGCAATGCAgaaggacaaacactacaaaACATTTGTGATTCAGGGGTATTTCCTGTTTTGGCTGTGAAATCTGCTAAAGTAAGTGACTTTAATGGGAAGGCTGTAGGGACAATACCTACTAGTAAGGTGATTATAGAGCCAGATATCCCCGAGGCTCACAACTTAAAAGCTTGGATGGAGACTGATGGAAAGAATGCTCAAGTATCTTCTATATCCAGGGAGACAGCAATAGGAAGGCAAGATGTTAGGAAGACTATATCACAAATCAAAGACGAAAAACTAGGGACTTCTGAGAAGCCAGATTGGATCACAGTAGCTGCTACTCTATCATATCTTAAAACGGACAATTTCTGCTATACTGCATGTCCCCTAAAGATCGGAGAACGACAGTGCAACAAAAAAGTTATAAACAATGGAGATGGAACGTGGCGATGTGAGAGGTGTGATCAGTCTGTTGAGGAATGCGATTATAGATATATACTCCAGTTTCAGATACAGGACCATACTGGCTTAACATGGGTAACTGGATTTCAGGAAATCGGCGATGAAATTTTTGGTATTCCTGCAAAAGATTTGTATATGATGAAAAATGAGGACCAAGATGATGAAAAATTTTCAGAATACGTCCgcaagattctcttcaacaaatatttgtTCAAGTTGAAAGTGAAGGAGGAGACATTTAGTGATGAACAGCGGGTGAAGTCCACTGTGGTCAAAGTAGATAAACTAAATTTTGTATCCGAGACTAGAGGTCTCTTGGATTTACTTAATAAGCTTCAGGGGGTTGACTCAAGTTCAGTAGCTTTGAAGTCTGAAAATTCTGTTCTGAACACTGGAACGAATAATGCTGCATATGGTAGTTTTGGGATTAAGGAGTCTGCACATCCTAAAGTCAACTATACGGGAAATGTTAGTTCTGCTGGTCAAGGGATTGGGTTGCCAGCAAGTCAAGTAGGTCAGTTTGGGAACCAAAATGTTGGTTCTAGGCTTGCATCAACTGGGCCGACTAATGCATATATGATGTGTAGTACCTGTGGTGGAATGGATCACAGCAGTAATAATTGTCCAGCTGCTATGGATGTTCAAGAGCATTCATATGGTGGAGGTTTCAATAATCAGACGATTCCTGCTGGCAGTGGCAGCACTGGGGGTGGTGGCAGTGGTAGTGGACAGTGTTACAAATGTCATGAACATGGTCACTGGGCTAATAATTGTCCCAATGCTAGGAGTGGGCTTCCAGGTTATGGGAGTGGCAATGTTTCTACTTctgctggtggtggtggcaatggtggtGAGTGTTTCAAATGTCATCAAAATGGTCACTGGGCAAAAGATTGTCCCAGTGCAGGGGGTGTGACTTCTGGTTATGGGAGTGGCAATGTTTCTGCTTctgctggtggtggtggcaatggtggtGAGTGTTTCAAATGTCATCAAAGTGGTCACTGGGCAAAAGATTGTCCCAGTGCAGGGGGTGCGACTGCTGGTTATGGAAGTGGCAATGTTTCGTCTGGAAGATACGGAAGTGCTTCAAAGCAGTATGTGGGTGGCTACTGA
- the LOC108209782 gene encoding protein Brevis radix-like 1 isoform X1 encodes MLTCITCSKQVDEGGDEGVRGTPSTKEAVKSLTAQIKDIALKISGSSKQSKPFSPSFRKGQRPYPDFDTISEGVPYPDLQPGSSNSTPAWDFTSTGYNTSHGFESRFAREARGPGGSESAQSGEVFLENEDEPKEWIAQVEPGVQITFVSLPNNGNDLKRIRFSREMFNKWQAQRWWGENYDRIMELYNVQRFNRQAFGTPSASEDGRDSSYSRLGSARESPMNPSMNKEWTPKNYYKPTGSRGYYPGDPSEQGGNQNYNAGSSYYGGAGPKGEASSMEASRTTTSSRDEASVSISNASDVESEWIEEDEPGVYITIRQLADGTRELRRMRFSREKFGEVNAKLWWEQNRDRIQAQYL; translated from the exons ATGCTGACGTGTATTACATGTTCGAAACAAGTAGATGAGGGAGGAGATGAAGGCGTGAGGGGGACTCCCAGTACAAAAGAAGCCGTCAAAAGCCTGACGGCGCAG ATCAAGGATATAGCATTGAAAATTTCAGGATCTAGTAAGCAGAGCAAGCCTTTCTCCCCAAGCTTCAGGAAAGGACAAAGACCGTACCCTGATTTTGATACCATTTCAGAAGGTGTACCATACCCCGACTTGCAACCTGGAAGCTCAAATTCTACACCTGCCTGGGATTTCACCAGCACTGGCTACAACACATCCCATGGATTCGAATCAAGGTTTGCTAGAGAAGCAAGGGGCCCAGGTGGTTCAGAATCAGCTCAGTCTggtgaagtctttttggaaaatGAGGATGAACCGAAAGAGTGGATAGCGCAAGTGGAGCCTGGTGTTCAGATTACTTTTGTGTCTCTTCCTAATAATGGGAATGATCTCAAACGGATTCGCTTCAG CCGGGAGATGTTTAATAAATGGCAAGCTCAGAGGTGGTGGGGTGAGAACTATGATAGGATTATGGAGCTCTACAATGTCCAAAGATTTAATCGTCAAGCTTTTGGCACTCCCTCTGCCTCCGAGGATGGG AGAGATTCTTCTTATTCAAGACTTGGATCAGCCAGAGAAAGCCCTATGAATCCATCGATGAACAAAGAGTGGACCCCGAAAAACTATTACAAACCTACAGGAAGTCGAGGTTATTACCCTGGAGATCCCTCAGAACAAGGAGGCAACCAAAACTACAATGCTGGTTCAAGTTATTATGGCGGTGCTGGGCCAAAAGGTGAGGCTTCATCTATGGAAGCATCACGGACAACAACCTCCTCCCGAGATGAGGCATCAGTTTCCATTAGCAATGCCAGTGATGTAGAATCAGAGTGGATAGAGGAAGATGAACCTGGTGTATACATTACTATCAGACAATTAGCAGATGGCACTAGAGAACTTCGGAGAATGAGATTCAG CCGAGAAAAGTTCGGGGAGGTGAATGCAAAGCTGTGGTGGGAACAGAACAGGGATAGAATACAAGCTCAATACCTTTAA
- the LOC108209782 gene encoding protein BREVIS RADIX isoform X2: MLGTLAHYLLPWAMAMSNIEIKDIALKISGSSKQSKPFSPSFRKGQRPYPDFDTISEGVPYPDLQPGSSNSTPAWDFTSTGYNTSHGFESRFAREARGPGGSESAQSGEVFLENEDEPKEWIAQVEPGVQITFVSLPNNGNDLKRIRFSREMFNKWQAQRWWGENYDRIMELYNVQRFNRQAFGTPSASEDGRDSSYSRLGSARESPMNPSMNKEWTPKNYYKPTGSRGYYPGDPSEQGGNQNYNAGSSYYGGAGPKGEASSMEASRTTTSSRDEASVSISNASDVESEWIEEDEPGVYITIRQLADGTRELRRMRFSREKFGEVNAKLWWEQNRDRIQAQYL; encoded by the exons ATGTTGGGGACTTTAGCTCATTACCTGCTCCCTTGGGCCATGGCCATGTCTAACATTGAG ATCAAGGATATAGCATTGAAAATTTCAGGATCTAGTAAGCAGAGCAAGCCTTTCTCCCCAAGCTTCAGGAAAGGACAAAGACCGTACCCTGATTTTGATACCATTTCAGAAGGTGTACCATACCCCGACTTGCAACCTGGAAGCTCAAATTCTACACCTGCCTGGGATTTCACCAGCACTGGCTACAACACATCCCATGGATTCGAATCAAGGTTTGCTAGAGAAGCAAGGGGCCCAGGTGGTTCAGAATCAGCTCAGTCTggtgaagtctttttggaaaatGAGGATGAACCGAAAGAGTGGATAGCGCAAGTGGAGCCTGGTGTTCAGATTACTTTTGTGTCTCTTCCTAATAATGGGAATGATCTCAAACGGATTCGCTTCAG CCGGGAGATGTTTAATAAATGGCAAGCTCAGAGGTGGTGGGGTGAGAACTATGATAGGATTATGGAGCTCTACAATGTCCAAAGATTTAATCGTCAAGCTTTTGGCACTCCCTCTGCCTCCGAGGATGGG AGAGATTCTTCTTATTCAAGACTTGGATCAGCCAGAGAAAGCCCTATGAATCCATCGATGAACAAAGAGTGGACCCCGAAAAACTATTACAAACCTACAGGAAGTCGAGGTTATTACCCTGGAGATCCCTCAGAACAAGGAGGCAACCAAAACTACAATGCTGGTTCAAGTTATTATGGCGGTGCTGGGCCAAAAGGTGAGGCTTCATCTATGGAAGCATCACGGACAACAACCTCCTCCCGAGATGAGGCATCAGTTTCCATTAGCAATGCCAGTGATGTAGAATCAGAGTGGATAGAGGAAGATGAACCTGGTGTATACATTACTATCAGACAATTAGCAGATGGCACTAGAGAACTTCGGAGAATGAGATTCAG CCGAGAAAAGTTCGGGGAGGTGAATGCAAAGCTGTGGTGGGAACAGAACAGGGATAGAATACAAGCTCAATACCTTTAA
- the LOC108204417 gene encoding cyclin-dependent kinase F-4 isoform X1: MERYNIINEVGNGTFGNVWRAMNKQTGEVVAIKKMKRKYYSWEECINLREVKSLRKMSHSNIVKLKEVIREKDILYFVFEYMECSLYELMKDRRKLFSETEVRNWCFQVFQGLAYMQQRGYFHRDLKPENLLVSKDMIKIADFGLAREINSLPPYTEYVSTRWYRAPEVLLMSPAYGSAVDMWAMGAIIAELLTLHPLFPGLSEADEIYKICSVIGSPTEIEWAEGIKLANAVNFQFPKLAGVPLSLLLPSASKDAISLITSLCSWDPCKRPTASEALRHPFFQSCYYIPPSLRFKPAIERSPSGGTRGAVEHKHSRYSGNMSYYKPQAAQRKLEMNYQGATKYDKTLKSTAVESPPRYRPPLRNSPAEKSFTIHAWKAREVSNTAEKLANMTIGKDKKPPRQQMPPPMKAGGWDPQSDPFLGRSQDFNHGRAYSRKVAG; encoded by the exons ATGGAAAG gtacaatataattaatgaagTTGGCAATGGAACATTTGGAAATGTCTGGCGAGCTATGAATAAGCAGACTGGTGAAGTT GTCGCTATCAAAAAAATGAAGAGGAAATACTACTCATGGGAAGAATGTATTAATTTGAGAGAAGTCAAG TCACTTCGGAAAATGAGCCATTCCAATATTGTGAAGCTCAAGGAAGTAATCAGAGAAAAGGATATTCTGTACTTCGTCTTTGAATACATG GAATGCAGTCTCTACGAACTTATGAAGGATAGAAGAAAACTCTTCTCAGAAACTGAAGTTAGAAATTGGTGctttcaagtatttcaaggTCTTGCTTACATGCAGCAGCGTGGTTATTTTCACCGGGACCTCAAGCCAG AAAATTTGCTGGTTTCTAAGGACATGATAAAAATTGCTGATTTCGGTTTAGCTCGTGAGATCAATTCCTTACCACCATATACAGAGTATGTCTCGACGCGCTG GTACCGGGCACCTGAAGTTTTGCTTATGTCTCCAGCATATGGTTCTGCAGTTG ATATGTGGGCTATGGGTGCAATCATAGCTGAGTTGTTAACTTTGCATCCCCTTTTTCCAGGTTTAAG TGAAGCAGATGAAATCTATAAAATATGCAGTGTCATTGGCAGTCCAACAGAAATTGAATGGGCTGAAGGGATTAAACTAGCAAATGCTGTCAACTTTCAGTTTCCCAAG CTTGCGGGTGTTCCTCTTTCTTTACTCTTACCATCTGCTAGCAAGGACGCAATTAGCCTTATTACA TCCCTGTGTTCTTGGGATCCTTGCAAGAGGCCAACAGCCTCAGAGGCTCTTCGGCATCCTTTCTTCCAG AGTTGCTATTATATTCCGCCATCCCTTCGCTTCAAACCTGCTATTGAGAGGAGTCCATCTG gTGGAACTAGAGGTGCTGTGGAGCACAAACACTCGAGATATTCAGGGAATATGTCATATTATAAACCACAAG CAGCACAGCGGAAGTTGGAAATGAATTATCAG GGAGCAACTAAGTATGATAAAACCTTGAAGAGCACTGCCGTGGAATCACCACCACGATACAGACCACCTCTGAGGAATAGCCCAG CTGAAAAGTCTTTCACAATTCACGCATGGAAGGCACGTGAAGTCTCTAACACGGCTGAGAAGTTGGCAAACATGACAATTGGCAAGGACAAAAAGCCTCCTAGGCAACAGATGCCACCACCAATGAAAGCTGGGGGATGGGATCCCCAGTCTGATCCATTTCTTGGCAGATCTCAGGACTTTAATCATGGACGAGCGTATAGCAGGAAAGTGGCAGGTTGA
- the LOC108204417 gene encoding cyclin-dependent kinase F-4 isoform X2 → MERYNIINEVGNGTFGNVWRAMNKQTGEVVAIKKMKRKYYSWEECINLREVKSLRKMSHSNIVKLKEVIREKDILYFVFEYMECSLYELMKDRRKLFSETEVRNWCFQVFQGLAYMQQRGYFHRDLKPENLLVSKDMIKIADFGLAREINSLPPYTEYVSTRWYRAPEVLLMSPAYGSAVDMWAMGAIIAELLTLHPLFPGLSEADEIYKICSVIGSPTEIEWAEGIKLANAVNFQFPKLAGVPLSLLLPSASKDAISLITSLCSWDPCKRPTASEALRHPFFQSCYYIPPSLRFKPAIERSPSGGTRGAVEHKHSRYSGNMSYYKPQAQRKLEMNYQGATKYDKTLKSTAVESPPRYRPPLRNSPAEKSFTIHAWKAREVSNTAEKLANMTIGKDKKPPRQQMPPPMKAGGWDPQSDPFLGRSQDFNHGRAYSRKVAG, encoded by the exons ATGGAAAG gtacaatataattaatgaagTTGGCAATGGAACATTTGGAAATGTCTGGCGAGCTATGAATAAGCAGACTGGTGAAGTT GTCGCTATCAAAAAAATGAAGAGGAAATACTACTCATGGGAAGAATGTATTAATTTGAGAGAAGTCAAG TCACTTCGGAAAATGAGCCATTCCAATATTGTGAAGCTCAAGGAAGTAATCAGAGAAAAGGATATTCTGTACTTCGTCTTTGAATACATG GAATGCAGTCTCTACGAACTTATGAAGGATAGAAGAAAACTCTTCTCAGAAACTGAAGTTAGAAATTGGTGctttcaagtatttcaaggTCTTGCTTACATGCAGCAGCGTGGTTATTTTCACCGGGACCTCAAGCCAG AAAATTTGCTGGTTTCTAAGGACATGATAAAAATTGCTGATTTCGGTTTAGCTCGTGAGATCAATTCCTTACCACCATATACAGAGTATGTCTCGACGCGCTG GTACCGGGCACCTGAAGTTTTGCTTATGTCTCCAGCATATGGTTCTGCAGTTG ATATGTGGGCTATGGGTGCAATCATAGCTGAGTTGTTAACTTTGCATCCCCTTTTTCCAGGTTTAAG TGAAGCAGATGAAATCTATAAAATATGCAGTGTCATTGGCAGTCCAACAGAAATTGAATGGGCTGAAGGGATTAAACTAGCAAATGCTGTCAACTTTCAGTTTCCCAAG CTTGCGGGTGTTCCTCTTTCTTTACTCTTACCATCTGCTAGCAAGGACGCAATTAGCCTTATTACA TCCCTGTGTTCTTGGGATCCTTGCAAGAGGCCAACAGCCTCAGAGGCTCTTCGGCATCCTTTCTTCCAG AGTTGCTATTATATTCCGCCATCCCTTCGCTTCAAACCTGCTATTGAGAGGAGTCCATCTG gTGGAACTAGAGGTGCTGTGGAGCACAAACACTCGAGATATTCAGGGAATATGTCATATTATAAACCACAAG CACAGCGGAAGTTGGAAATGAATTATCAG GGAGCAACTAAGTATGATAAAACCTTGAAGAGCACTGCCGTGGAATCACCACCACGATACAGACCACCTCTGAGGAATAGCCCAG CTGAAAAGTCTTTCACAATTCACGCATGGAAGGCACGTGAAGTCTCTAACACGGCTGAGAAGTTGGCAAACATGACAATTGGCAAGGACAAAAAGCCTCCTAGGCAACAGATGCCACCACCAATGAAAGCTGGGGGATGGGATCCCCAGTCTGATCCATTTCTTGGCAGATCTCAGGACTTTAATCATGGACGAGCGTATAGCAGGAAAGTGGCAGGTTGA
- the LOC108204629 gene encoding probable methyltransferase PMT21 yields MKHKDGKLIHDKNPRIVPLTVLLVVLCGFSFYLGKIYCPEKDRIVANDVAKAVPSSKAVVPVSMQVKSVSFPDCGVDYQDYTPCTDPKRWRKYGVHRLTFMERHCPPLFERKECLVPPPDGYKVPIKWPTSKNECWYRNVPYDWINKQKSNQHWLQKEGEKFHFPGGGTMFPNGVGAYVDLMQDLIPGMKDGTIRTAIDTGCGVASWGGDLLDRGILTVSLAPRDNHEAQVQFALERGIPAILGIISTQRLPFPSNSFDMAHCSRCLIPWTEFGGIYLLEVHRILRPGGFWVLSGPPVNYENRWRGWNTTIADQKSDYDKLQELLKSMCFKLFDKKDDIAVWQKSSDNSCYKKLDSPDVYPPKCDDGTEPDSAWYTPLRPCVVVPNQKRKLALPSLPKWPERLHTAPERVADVRGGSDGTFNHDDSKWKVRTKHYKKLLPAIGTDKIRNVMDMNTLYGGFAASVIDDPLWVMNVVSSYAENTLPVVYDRGLIGTYHDWCEAFSTYPRTYDLLHADSLFTLESHRCDMKFVLLEMDRILRPNGYAIIRESVYYTDAITTMAKGMKWSCRQEDNEYGVEKEKVLICQKKLWYSKQSSR; encoded by the exons ATGAAGCACAAGGATGGAAAACTGATACATGACAAAAATCCCAGGATTGTCCCCCTGACAGTACTGCTGGTTGTGTTATGTGGATTCTCCTTCTATCTTGGTAAAATCTATTGTCCTGAGAAAGACAGAATTGTGGCTAATGACGTAGCCAAGGCAGTGCCATCATCGAAGGCAGTTGTTCCCGTTTCTATGCAAGTGAAATCTGTTTCCTTCCCCGATTGTGGAGTTGATTATCAAGATTACACTCCATGCACAGATCCCAAG AGATGGAGGAAGTATGGTGTTCATCGTCTTACATTTATGGAACGCCACTGCCCTCCTCTTTTTGAGAGAAAGGAATGTTTGGTTCCCCCACCTGATGGTTACAAGGTTCCAATCAAGTGGCCTACAAGCAAAAATGAGTGTTGGTACag GAATGTACCATATGATTGGATTAACAAACAGAAGTCCAATCAGCACTGGCTGCAGAAAGAAGGGGAGAAGTTTCATTTTCCTGGTGGAGGCACTATGTTCCCCAATGGTGTTGGCGCATATGTCGATTTGATGCAAGATCTAATCCCTGGAATGAAAGATGGAACTATCCGGACTGCCATTGATACTGGATGTGGG GTTGCTAGCTGGGGAGGTGATTTACTTGATCGAGGGATATTAACAGTTTCACTTGCTCCAAGAGATAACCACGAGGCTCAAGTCCAATTTGCTTTGGAACGTGGAATTCCTGCAATCCTGGGAATTATTTCGACACAGCGACTGCCTTTCCCATCAAACTCATTTGATATGGCTCACTGCTCAAGATGCCTTATCCCATGGACAGAATTTG GTGGAATTTACCTTCTCGAAGTTCACCGTATACTTCGTCCAGGAGGATTTTGGGTTCTATCTGGGCCACCAGTGAACTACGAGAACCGTTGGAGGGGTTGGAACACTACTATTGCAGACCAAAAATCTGATTATGATAAGTTGCAAGAATTACTTAAATCGATGTGCTTTAAATTATTCGACAAAAAAGATGACATTGCTGTGTGGCAGAAGTCTTCAGACAATAGCTGCTATAAGAAACTTGATAGCCCAGATGTATACCCGCCTAAATGTGATGATGGCACTGAACCTGATTCAGCATGGTACACCCCACTCAGGCCTTGTGTTGTCGTTCCAAACCAGAAGAGGAAGCTAGCACTACCTTCCCTTCCCAAATGGCCCGAAAGATTGCACACTGCACCAGAACGTGTTGCCGATGTTCGTGGTGGAAGTGATGGTACTTTTAATCATGATGACAGTAAATGGAAAGTGCGAACAAAGCACTACAAGAAGTTGCTTCCGGCAATTGGTACAGATAAGATAAGAAATGTAATGGACATGAATACACTTTACGGGGGATTTGCTGCTTCTGTGATCGATGATCCCTTGTGGGTAATGAATGTAGTCTCCTCCTATGCTGAAAATACTCTTCCAGTAGTCTATGACAGGGGCCTGATTGGAACCTACCATGACTG GTGTGAGGCTTTCTCAACATACCCTCGGACTTACGATCTGCTTCATGCTGACAGTCTCTTTACCCTCGAAAGTCACAG ATGCGATATGAAATTTGTGCTACTAGAAATGGATAGAATTCTTCGACCTAACGGATATGCAATAATCCGTGAGTCAGTCTACTACACAGATGCAATTACAACCATGGCCAAGGGCATGAAATGGAGCTGTCGTCAAGAAGACAACGAGTACGGAGTAGAAAAGGAGAAGGTGTTGATTTGCCAGAAGAAGCTGTGGTACTCTAAACAAAGCTCTCGATAA